A window of Caldicellulosiruptoraceae bacterium PP1 contains these coding sequences:
- a CDS encoding LacI family DNA-binding transcriptional regulator: MATIKDVAKHAGVSVTTVSRVINNSAPVNQETKQRVLKAIEELNFSPSIIAQGLRTKRSKTIGFLMPDYLNPFYHELLKYLEDEARKEGYHILLSSTGDDYSYEINYINDLINRNIDGIIICSYSGSENTIDYLLNLSKKMPVVFLDNINVRSSVNAVFTDGYKGIKEVTQHLIKLGHRKIAFIKGLSKYKVANDRFLGFMDALKENEIPILNDYIFEGDYNIKSGYEAAQYFLSLNNIPTAIVSSTDLMAIGAINYIKSKGLEIPQDIAIAGFDDIYLSKIVSPPLTTYKQPIKQIAKQTISLFIHKLNHPRSKNKQIKLEGQLLIRYSTDINASKIELIE; encoded by the coding sequence ATGGCAACAATTAAAGATGTAGCAAAACATGCAGGTGTATCTGTCACAACTGTTTCGAGAGTAATTAATAATTCTGCACCAGTTAATCAAGAAACAAAGCAAAGGGTATTAAAGGCTATTGAAGAATTAAACTTTTCACCAAGTATTATAGCTCAGGGATTAAGAACAAAAAGGTCAAAAACAATTGGGTTTTTAATGCCTGACTATTTAAACCCATTTTATCATGAACTTTTAAAGTATCTTGAAGATGAAGCGAGAAAAGAAGGATATCATATATTACTTTCATCGACTGGTGATGACTATTCTTATGAGATTAACTATATTAATGATTTAATAAATAGAAATATTGATGGAATTATTATATGTTCATACAGCGGTTCAGAGAATACAATAGATTATCTTCTTAATCTTTCTAAGAAAATGCCAGTAGTTTTTTTGGATAATATAAATGTTAGATCTTCAGTAAATGCAGTTTTCACAGATGGGTATAAAGGCATAAAGGAGGTTACTCAACATCTTATAAAACTTGGGCATAGAAAAATTGCTTTTATAAAAGGACTTTCAAAATATAAGGTAGCAAACGACAGATTTTTAGGATTTATGGATGCATTAAAAGAAAATGAAATTCCTATTCTTAATGATTATATATTCGAAGGTGATTATAATATAAAAAGTGGCTATGAAGCTGCTCAATATTTCTTATCATTAAATAACATTCCAACAGCAATTGTTTCTTCAACCGATCTTATGGCAATAGGTGCAATAAATTATATAAAATCAAAAGGGCTTGAAATTCCACAGGATATAGCTATTGCCGGTTTTGATGATATCTATTTAAGTAAAATAGTAAGCCCACCTCTAACTACATATAAGCAACCTATAAAGCAAATTGCAAAACAAACTATTAGTCTTTTTATTCACAAGCTCAACCACCCAAGATCAAAAAATAAACAAATAAAATTAGAGGGGCAGTTATTAATTCGATACTCAACAGATATTAATGCATCAAAAATTGAGCTAATAGAGTAA
- a CDS encoding rhamnulokinase family protein, whose product MGSVNFLAFDLGASSGRGMIGKYDGSKIQLEEIHRFENQPVSILGSIYWDVLRLFHEIKQGILIVKNSFSQEIKSLGIDTWGVDFGLLDNNGNLLMNPYHYRDRRTEGMLEKATEYVSLDKIYNNTGIQIMRINTIFQLLSMKEYHNHILEKCSTLLMMPDLLNYFLTGIKSTEYTIASTTELFSMKEGKWAENLIEKFKLPINIFINTVMPGTVLGNISKSVSEEFGQYINFPVVSVASHDTASAIAAIPVIDEKDYAYISSGTWSLMGVEIEKPIINQKTFNKNFTNEGGVNNTIRFLKNIMGLWLIQECKRQWEREGEKISYSDFDMLASSATPLKAFINVDYSNFETPGNMPKRIIEYVKNTNQPLLETKGEIIRCIKESLAFKYRSTIEDIEEILGKKLNVVHIIGGGIKDKMLCQFTANATKKTVIAGPVEATSLGNILLQAIALKEIKDINEARQVVKDSIELEIYTPKDTEDWDCAYEKYQKVINLK is encoded by the coding sequence ATGGGAAGTGTAAATTTTCTAGCATTTGATTTGGGTGCTAGTAGTGGAAGGGGTATGATAGGCAAATACGATGGAAGTAAGATACAGCTTGAAGAGATTCATCGATTTGAAAACCAACCTGTAAGTATTTTAGGAAGTATATATTGGGATGTTTTAAGGCTCTTTCATGAAATTAAACAAGGAATTCTAATTGTCAAAAATAGCTTTAGCCAAGAAATTAAATCGCTTGGTATTGACACTTGGGGGGTAGACTTTGGATTATTAGATAATAATGGTAACCTGCTTATGAATCCATATCATTATAGAGATAGAAGAACTGAAGGAATGCTTGAAAAAGCAACAGAGTATGTAAGCCTTGATAAGATTTATAACAATACAGGCATTCAAATAATGAGAATAAATACCATATTTCAGTTACTTTCTATGAAAGAATATCACAATCATATCTTAGAAAAATGCTCCACATTATTGATGATGCCTGATTTATTAAACTATTTTTTAACAGGTATAAAATCAACAGAATACACCATTGCCTCAACAACAGAATTATTCAGTATGAAAGAAGGGAAATGGGCAGAAAATTTGATTGAGAAATTTAAATTACCTATTAACATTTTCATCAATACAGTTATGCCAGGTACTGTATTAGGTAATATATCTAAAAGTGTCTCTGAAGAGTTTGGACAATATATTAATTTTCCTGTTGTTTCTGTTGCATCTCATGATACTGCTTCTGCTATTGCAGCAATACCAGTAATTGATGAAAAAGATTATGCATATATAAGTTCAGGTACATGGTCATTAATGGGTGTAGAAATTGAAAAGCCTATTATAAATCAAAAAACATTTAATAAAAACTTTACTAACGAAGGTGGTGTTAACAATACAATAAGATTTCTTAAGAATATTATGGGGCTTTGGCTGATACAGGAATGTAAAAGGCAGTGGGAGAGAGAAGGAGAAAAAATAAGCTATTCTGATTTTGACATGCTTGCTTCAAGTGCAACGCCTTTAAAGGCCTTCATAAATGTAGATTATTCTAATTTTGAAACACCTGGTAACATGCCAAAAAGAATTATTGAATATGTAAAAAATACTAATCAACCATTATTGGAAACTAAAGGTGAGATTATAAGATGTATAAAAGAAAGCCTTGCTTTTAAATATAGAAGTACAATAGAAGATATTGAAGAAATATTAGGCAAAAAATTAAATGTAGTACATATAATAGGTGGTGGTATTAAGGATAAAATGTTATGTCAATTTACTGCAAATGCTACTAAGAAAACAGTTATTGCAGGCCCTGTTGAGGCAACATCACTTGGAAATATATTGCTACAAGCAATAGCACTAAAAGAAATAAAAGATATAAATGAGGCGAGGCAGGTTGTGAAAGACTCAATAGAATTAGAAATCTATACACCTAAAGATACTGAAGATTGGGACTGTGCCTATGAAAAATACCAAAAAGTAATTAACTTAAAGTGA
- a CDS encoding L-rhamnose isomerase, which produces MGKEKNVIENYKYAKEAYSKWGIDTDKVIEKLKDISISIQCWQGDDVTGFENIGVNLSGGIQVTGNYIGKARNPQELRQDLDKALSLIPGKHKVNLHAIYLESDGEKVDRNEIKPEHFKNWVSWAKGKGIGLDFNPTFFSHPKSRDGLTLSHPKKEIRDFWIEHGKACRRIGEYFGKELNKTCITNIWIPDGYKDTPIDRLSPRERLKEALDEILKEEISKEYNIDSVESKLFGIGSESYVVGSHEFYMGYAIKNNVMLTLDSGHFHPTESIADKISSILCYIDKILLHVSRPVRWDSDHVVIFDDELNAIMSQVVRGNFEDRVYIALDYFDASINRIAAWVIGARNTLKALLRALLEPTELLKQYELDGDFTSRLALLEEFKTYPFSAVWDYYCLEQDVPIQEKWLEEVKKYEQDVLSKRV; this is translated from the coding sequence ATGGGAAAAGAAAAAAATGTTATTGAAAACTACAAATACGCAAAAGAGGCATATTCAAAATGGGGCATTGATACAGATAAAGTGATTGAAAAGCTAAAAGATATTTCAATATCAATTCAATGCTGGCAAGGCGATGATGTAACAGGTTTTGAGAATATTGGTGTAAATCTAAGTGGTGGCATACAGGTTACAGGTAATTATATAGGAAAAGCCAGAAATCCACAAGAATTAAGACAAGACCTTGATAAAGCTCTTTCTCTAATCCCTGGAAAGCACAAAGTAAACCTACATGCAATATATCTTGAATCAGATGGCGAAAAAGTTGATAGAAATGAAATAAAACCTGAACATTTTAAAAATTGGGTAAGTTGGGCTAAGGGAAAAGGTATTGGGCTTGATTTCAACCCTACATTTTTTTCACATCCAAAAAGTAGAGATGGTTTGACGCTAAGCCATCCAAAAAAAGAGATAAGGGACTTTTGGATTGAACATGGAAAGGCTTGTAGGAGAATAGGTGAATACTTTGGTAAAGAATTAAATAAAACATGTATAACAAATATATGGATACCAGATGGATACAAAGATACTCCAATTGACAGATTATCACCGAGAGAAAGATTAAAAGAGGCATTAGATGAAATACTAAAAGAGGAAATATCAAAAGAATACAATATTGACTCGGTTGAAAGTAAACTTTTTGGAATTGGATCAGAAAGCTATGTGGTAGGTTCGCATGAATTTTACATGGGTTATGCAATTAAAAACAATGTAATGCTTACACTTGATAGTGGACATTTTCATCCAACAGAATCAATAGCAGACAAGATATCATCTATTCTATGCTATATTGATAAAATCCTTTTGCATGTAAGTAGACCTGTAAGATGGGATAGCGACCATGTTGTTATATTTGATGATGAACTAAATGCCATTATGAGCCAAGTAGTAAGAGGGAATTTTGAGGATAGAGTATATATTGCACTTGATTATTTTGATGCAAGCATTAATAGAATTGCTGCTTGGGTAATTGGAGCAAGAAACACATTAAAAGCCTTACTAAGAGCATTATTAGAGCCAACAGAGCTACTAAAACAATATGAATTAGATGGTGATTTTACGTCAAGACTTGCACTATTAGAGGAATTTAAAACATATCCATTTTCAGCAGTATGGGACTATTACTGTTTAGAACAAGATGTTCCAATACAAGAAAAGTGGCTTGAAGAGGTCAAAAAATATGAGCAAGATGTTCTATCTAAAAGAGTATAA
- a CDS encoding class II aldolase/adducin family protein — MKYIELREQICDIGKRIYNKGFVAANDGNISIRISENEVLSTPTGVSKGFMKPEMLIITDMQGNLIEGELKPTSELKMHLQVYREREDVNSVVHAHPPYATTFAVLGKPLTKPIMPEAILFLGYVPVVEYGTPSTKEIPEKLSKYLHEFDAFLLENHGALTVGENLEKAYFKMESMEFYAQVLYLSESIGKPQEISQENIDKLIELRKSFNIKGKYPGIYKK; from the coding sequence ATGAAGTATATAGAACTAAGAGAGCAAATTTGTGATATTGGTAAAAGAATATACAACAAAGGCTTTGTTGCTGCAAATGATGGTAATATTTCCATAAGAATATCTGAAAATGAGGTTTTGTCTACCCCAACAGGTGTTAGCAAGGGATTTATGAAACCTGAGATGTTGATTATTACAGATATGCAAGGCAATTTAATTGAAGGTGAACTAAAACCAACATCAGAATTAAAAATGCATTTGCAGGTATACAGAGAAAGAGAAGATGTAAACTCAGTAGTTCATGCACATCCACCCTATGCAACAACATTTGCTGTATTAGGTAAACCACTTACAAAGCCTATAATGCCTGAGGCAATTTTATTCCTTGGCTATGTTCCTGTTGTAGAATATGGAACACCTTCAACAAAAGAGATACCAGAAAAACTTTCAAAGTATCTTCATGAATTTGATGCTTTTTTGCTTGAAAACCATGGGGCTTTGACAGTAGGAGAAAACTTAGAAAAGGCATATTTTAAAATGGAATCAATGGAGTTTTATGCACAAGTTCTTTATCTTTCTGAAAGTATTGGTAAGCCTCAAGAGATTTCCCAAGAGAATATAGACAAGTTAATTGAATTAAGAAAAAGCTTTAACATAAAAGGTAAATATCCTGGAATTTATAAGAAATAA
- a CDS encoding family 78 glycoside hydrolase catalytic domain, with the protein MSIKVCNLKCEYKKNPIGIDTKNPRFFWQIESDKLNCLQTAYHIIVSRDMNFNDIVWDSSKVYSDESIHVEYKGKELQPRTRYYYKVKVWDNNQNQSEWSNISFFETGLLDNSAWIAEWITVDESHINVESCPYFRKEFKTSKKVRNARVYITSCGLYELYLNGKRCGDYYFTPGWTSYKKRVQYQTYDVTELINEENAIGVILGPGWYKGNIGFGGQRNFYGDRLALLFQMHIEYQDGTEDIITSDNTWKYSFGPILLSEIYHGERYDANLELIGWDKVHYNDSTWECAKLYNYPKNHIIAHEGAFVRKIEEIKPVEFIITPKGERVIDFGQNMVGWVRFKATGNKGDKVIIKHAEVLDKEGNFYTTNLRSAKQTIEYILKGEDYEVFEPHFTFQGFRYILLEEYPGEINLENFTGIVLHSDMEETGYFECSNDYINKLQHNIKWGQKGNFLDVPTDCPQRDERLGWAGDCQVFINTACFNMNTASFFTKWLHDLKADQLANGGIPYVIPNVLEERAHSSAAWGDAATICPWTIYLYYGDKRLLEEQYESMKAWVEYIRNQGDNEYLWNTGFHYGDWLGLDAKEGSYIGATPKDYIATAFYAYSTKIVRDAALILGKVNEVREYNKLLNNIVNEFNKEFVTPNGRLAAPTQTAHVLALMFDLVDDKIKPRIAKTLNDMIVENDYHLTTGFVGTPYICHVLSEYGYHETAVKLLLQESYPSWLYPITKGATTIWEHWDGIKPDGSFWSADMNSFNHYAYGSIGDWMYKVLAGINYDDIKPAFKHIKINPKNSFKYFSYIKSSYKSLYGIVKVNWEVLDHSIKFFIEIPANTSAEVFLPLAKIDTLYNEEKILLKDFFGSEIFQENNGVRFNIGSGKYYFEYTID; encoded by the coding sequence ATGAGTATAAAAGTATGTAATTTAAAATGTGAATATAAAAAGAACCCTATTGGTATTGATACAAAAAATCCAAGGTTTTTCTGGCAAATTGAATCAGATAAACTAAATTGCTTACAAACTGCTTATCATATTATTGTATCAAGAGATATGAACTTTAATGATATTGTTTGGGACTCATCTAAAGTATACTCAGATGAGTCAATACATGTCGAATATAAAGGCAAAGAATTACAACCAAGAACAAGATACTATTATAAAGTAAAGGTATGGGATAATAACCAAAACCAATCAGAATGGAGCAATATAAGTTTTTTTGAAACAGGGCTTTTAGATAACAGTGCATGGATTGCTGAATGGATTACAGTAGATGAAAGCCATATAAATGTAGAATCATGTCCATACTTTAGAAAGGAATTTAAAACATCTAAGAAAGTCAGAAATGCAAGGGTTTATATAACTTCATGCGGATTATATGAACTTTATCTAAATGGTAAAAGGTGTGGTGATTATTATTTTACTCCAGGATGGACAAGTTACAAGAAAAGGGTGCAATATCAGACATATGATGTAACTGAGCTTATAAATGAGGAAAATGCAATAGGAGTTATTTTAGGGCCAGGCTGGTACAAAGGTAATATTGGTTTTGGTGGGCAAAGGAATTTTTATGGAGATAGATTAGCACTACTCTTTCAAATGCATATTGAATATCAAGATGGCACAGAAGATATAATTACCTCTGATAATACATGGAAGTATTCATTTGGTCCTATTCTACTTTCAGAAATATACCATGGTGAAAGGTATGATGCAAATCTTGAACTTATAGGTTGGGATAAAGTACATTATAATGATAGTACATGGGAATGTGCTAAGTTGTATAATTATCCTAAAAATCATATTATTGCACATGAAGGTGCTTTTGTTAGAAAGATTGAAGAGATAAAACCTGTTGAGTTTATTATAACTCCGAAAGGAGAAAGAGTTATTGATTTTGGTCAGAACATGGTTGGATGGGTTAGATTTAAAGCTACTGGTAATAAAGGGGATAAGGTTATTATTAAACATGCTGAGGTTTTAGACAAAGAAGGTAATTTTTACACCACTAATTTACGAAGTGCAAAACAAACCATAGAATATATTCTAAAAGGAGAAGATTATGAAGTATTTGAACCTCATTTTACTTTCCAAGGATTTAGATACATATTGTTAGAAGAATATCCAGGAGAAATTAATTTAGAAAACTTTACAGGAATAGTTCTACATTCAGATATGGAGGAAACAGGGTATTTTGAATGTTCTAATGACTATATAAATAAACTTCAACATAATATAAAATGGGGCCAGAAAGGTAACTTTTTAGATGTCCCAACTGATTGTCCACAGAGGGATGAAAGGCTTGGATGGGCAGGTGACTGCCAAGTATTTATTAATACTGCATGCTTTAATATGAATACTGCTTCATTCTTTACTAAGTGGCTTCATGATTTAAAAGCTGATCAACTTGCAAATGGTGGGATTCCGTATGTTATTCCTAATGTGCTCGAAGAAAGGGCACATTCTTCTGCAGCATGGGGAGATGCGGCAACAATTTGTCCTTGGACAATATATCTTTATTATGGAGATAAAAGACTACTTGAAGAACAATATGAAAGTATGAAAGCTTGGGTTGAATATATAAGAAATCAAGGCGATAATGAATACCTATGGAATACAGGTTTTCATTATGGAGATTGGTTAGGGCTTGATGCAAAGGAAGGGAGCTATATAGGAGCTACTCCAAAAGATTATATAGCAACAGCTTTTTATGCTTATTCTACTAAGATAGTTAGAGATGCTGCATTAATATTAGGGAAGGTAAATGAGGTCAGGGAATATAATAAACTGTTAAACAATATAGTAAATGAATTTAACAAAGAATTTGTTACACCAAATGGAAGACTTGCAGCTCCAACGCAAACAGCCCATGTTCTTGCCCTTATGTTTGATTTAGTTGATGATAAGATAAAACCAAGGATTGCTAAAACATTAAATGATATGATTGTCGAAAATGATTACCACTTGACTACCGGATTTGTTGGGACACCATATATTTGCCACGTACTTAGCGAATATGGATATCATGAAACAGCAGTTAAACTTCTATTGCAAGAAAGTTACCCATCATGGCTTTATCCAATTACAAAAGGAGCTACAACAATTTGGGAACATTGGGATGGAATAAAACCAGATGGTTCATTCTGGAGTGCAGATATGAACTCCTTTAATCATTATGCTTATGGATCTATTGGTGACTGGATGTATAAGGTTTTAGCTGGAATTAATTATGATGATATAAAACCGGCATTTAAGCATATTAAAATTAATCCTAAAAACAGCTTTAAGTATTTTTCGTATATAAAATCTTCTTACAAATCTCTATATGGAATAGTTAAAGTAAATTGGGAAGTCTTAGACCACAGTATAAAATTTTTCATTGAAATACCGGCAAATACATCTGCAGAAGTATTTTTACCTTTAGCTAAAATAGATACTTTATACAATGAGGAAAAAATACTTTTAAAAGATTTCTTTGGCAGTGAAATCTTCCAAGAAAATAATGGTGTAAGATTTAATATTGGGTCAGGTAAGTATTATTTTGAATACACTATAGATTAA
- a CDS encoding glycoside hydrolase family 5 protein produces the protein MGIMEIYQAGVNLGGWISQYSKLEHEHFKSFITKKDIEQIASWGMDHVRIPFDYPVVEDDEKPYEYKEEGFLYIDNCISWCKEYGLNIVLDMHKAPGYSFGTLESNTLFSDERMQDRFIKLWQFIAKRYINERDNVIFELLNEVVDSNSDRWNKLAQKTVEAIREIDKDRYIIIGGNNYNSVYELKNINILDDDKIIYNFHFYEPFLFTHQKASWTEMTRLLNQEQHYPGRYVGIKEFAEKYPKYAHLKEIENQIMDINLLKKHLEPAVEFMKSTNKPLYCGEYGAIDHAPLQSRINWHKDIVELLKELKIGRACWSYKSMNFALVDKDSKVVSEELIKIVSNK, from the coding sequence ATGGGTATAATGGAGATTTATCAAGCTGGTGTTAATTTGGGTGGTTGGATTTCACAGTATAGCAAGTTAGAACATGAACATTTTAAAAGCTTTATTACAAAAAAAGATATTGAGCAAATTGCATCATGGGGAATGGACCATGTAAGGATACCATTTGATTATCCTGTTGTTGAAGATGATGAAAAACCTTATGAATATAAAGAAGAAGGCTTTTTGTATATTGATAACTGTATTAGTTGGTGCAAAGAATATGGGCTTAATATTGTTCTTGATATGCACAAAGCTCCTGGATATAGTTTTGGAACTTTAGAAAGCAATACTTTATTTTCAGATGAAAGAATGCAAGATAGGTTTATTAAGCTATGGCAATTTATTGCTAAAAGGTATATAAATGAAAGAGATAATGTTATTTTTGAGTTATTAAATGAGGTAGTTGATTCTAATAGTGATAGGTGGAATAAATTAGCACAAAAGACTGTTGAGGCTATAAGAGAGATTGACAAAGATAGATATATTATTATTGGTGGAAATAATTATAACTCTGTATACGAGCTTAAAAATATCAATATATTAGATGATGACAAAATAATATATAACTTCCACTTCTATGAGCCATTTTTGTTTACACACCAAAAGGCTAGTTGGACAGAAATGACAAGACTTCTTAATCAAGAGCAACATTATCCAGGTAGATATGTTGGTATAAAAGAGTTTGCTGAAAAATATCCAAAATATGCTCATCTAAAAGAAATTGAGAATCAGATTATGGATATAAACCTACTTAAAAAACATCTTGAACCGGCTGTTGAATTTATGAAAAGTACAAACAAACCTTTATACTGTGGTGAATATGGAGCAATTGACCATGCACCTTTACAAAGTAGAATAAATTGGCATAAAGATATTGTAGAGCTACTAAAAGAACTTAAAATAGGTAGGGCTTGTTGGTCATATAAATCAATGAATTTTGCATTGGTTGATAAAGACAGCAAAGTTGTTTCAGAAGAGTTAATCAAAATTGTAAGTAATAAATAA
- a CDS encoding response regulator, with the protein MKRILIVDDAAFIRASLRQLLEKNGFEVVGEANDGNTGVLKYFELKPDIVLMDITMPNMNGIDAIKEIKKGDSKAKIIVVSAMGQESFVKDAILSGAINFIVKPYKEEHLIMALNKIN; encoded by the coding sequence ATGAAAAGAATTTTAATTGTTGATGATGCAGCATTTATTAGAGCATCATTGAGGCAACTTTTAGAGAAAAATGGTTTTGAAGTAGTCGGAGAGGCAAATGATGGTAATACTGGGGTATTAAAGTATTTTGAATTAAAACCTGATATTGTTCTTATGGATATAACAATGCCAAATATGAATGGTATTGATGCCATAAAAGAAATAAAAAAAGGTGACTCAAAAGCTAAGATAATTGTTGTTTCAGCAATGGGACAAGAATCGTTTGTGAAAGATGCAATATTGAGTGGAGCAATAAATTTTATAGTAAAGCCTTATAAAGAAGAACATTTAATTATGGCATTGAATAAAATCAATTAG
- a CDS encoding chemotaxis protein CheW: MTFGISDPMFELFISETNELLTELELILISNEDKRQFSKDDIDNIFRIMHTIKGSSAMMSIKSISETAHLLESLFSLLRESNCIDYDCSEISDIVLEAIDYFRAEIISIQQCNEQKLNQSLIEKINNSFEKLKSTPRESSDKTGIKKDNADDENCLTYRAIIYFVDDCGMENIRAFTLLNNIKDLFNIKLYKPSDILENNNTAAEIKKNGFELIFTTNKNEKEIYDIINSNLFIKNINIQIMQEKSQKYYSYNSFKQNFISVSVHKLDKLLDLVGELVTTEAMVIQNEDVQRLDNRNFQKAINQLKKITNELQDTVMSIRMVSLSYIFQQMQRIVRDMSRKLNKKVTLEIIGEETEVDKNVIENISDPLIHLIRNAVDHGIETPDQRIQKGKNETGKITLEAKTIGNNVYIFVKDDGRGLDKEKILKKAISLGLIKDQKQELTEKEIYSFIFKPGFTTKDEVSEFSGRGVGMDIVLKDLEKINGSITIESEKDKGTTFILKIPLTLAILNCMAVNVGNTTFTIPTSFVVECFRLTKDNLIIDPDGNEFVYIRGNVYPLVRINKLFSITNAVEEIDQGIVIMVQNDDKNIAIFVDRLIGEQQIVVKPLPKYLHNVNRLMGLSILGDGTVSLILDISKLI; the protein is encoded by the coding sequence ATGACTTTTGGTATTTCTGACCCAATGTTTGAACTTTTTATTTCAGAAACAAATGAGCTTCTTACAGAGCTTGAACTTATATTAATATCAAATGAAGATAAAAGACAATTTAGCAAAGATGATATAGATAATATTTTTAGAATAATGCATACAATAAAAGGCTCTTCAGCCATGATGTCAATTAAAAGTATTTCAGAGACTGCACATCTTTTAGAGAGTTTATTTTCTTTACTAAGAGAAAGTAATTGTATTGACTATGATTGTTCGGAAATTTCAGATATTGTTCTTGAAGCAATTGATTACTTTAGAGCAGAGATAATCTCTATTCAGCAATGTAATGAACAAAAATTAAATCAATCATTAATAGAAAAAATTAACAATTCCTTTGAAAAATTAAAAAGCACCCCAAGAGAAAGCTCGGATAAAACAGGTATAAAAAAAGATAATGCCGATGATGAAAACTGTCTTACATATAGGGCTATTATTTATTTTGTAGATGATTGTGGCATGGAAAATATTAGAGCCTTTACTTTACTCAATAATATAAAGGATTTATTTAACATAAAATTATATAAACCATCAGATATTTTAGAAAATAACAATACTGCTGCAGAAATAAAGAAAAATGGATTTGAACTTATTTTTACAACAAATAAAAATGAGAAAGAAATTTATGATATTATTAATAGCAATTTATTTATAAAAAACATAAATATTCAAATAATGCAAGAAAAAAGTCAAAAATATTACTCTTATAATTCATTTAAACAAAACTTTATAAGTGTAAGTGTACACAAGCTTGATAAACTTTTGGATTTAGTTGGTGAGCTTGTAACAACAGAAGCAATGGTTATACAAAATGAAGATGTTCAAAGACTTGATAATAGAAATTTTCAAAAAGCAATAAATCAATTAAAAAAGATAACCAATGAGCTGCAAGATACTGTCATGTCTATTAGAATGGTTTCACTATCATATATTTTTCAACAAATGCAAAGAATTGTTAGAGATATGAGTAGAAAATTAAATAAAAAAGTAACTTTAGAAATTATTGGAGAAGAAACTGAAGTTGATAAAAATGTTATAGAAAATATATCAGATCCATTGATACACCTTATTAGAAATGCAGTTGATCATGGTATAGAAACGCCAGATCAAAGAATACAAAAAGGAAAAAATGAAACAGGTAAAATTACTTTAGAAGCCAAAACTATAGGTAACAATGTTTATATATTTGTGAAAGATGACGGAAGGGGGTTAGATAAAGAAAAAATTTTAAAAAAGGCTATATCGTTAGGTTTAATAAAAGACCAAAAGCAAGAGCTTACCGAAAAAGAAATTTATTCTTTTATATTCAAACCTGGTTTTACAACCAAAGATGAGGTAAGTGAGTTTTCTGGACGTGGAGTTGGTATGGATATTGTTTTGAAAGATTTAGAAAAGATTAATGGTTCAATTACCATAGAAAGCGAAAAGGATAAAGGAACAACATTCATTTTAAAGATACCTCTTACTTTAGCGATACTTAACTGTATGGCGGTAAATGTAGGTAATACAACATTTACAATACCTACCTCTTTTGTTGTTGAATGCTTTAGGCTAACAAAAGATAATTTGATAATTGACCCAGATGGAAATGAGTTTGTTTACATAAGAGGAAATGTTTATCCGCTTGTTAGAATAAATAAGCTTTTTTCTATAACTAATGCTGTTGAAGAAATTGACCAAGGTATAGTGATTATGGTTCAAAATGATGATAAAAACATTGCGATTTTTGTTGATAGATTAATTGGTGAACAACAAATAGTAGTAAAACCACTACCTAAATACTTGCACAATGTAAATAGACTTATGGGACTAAGTATTCTTGGAGATGGAACTGTAAGTTTAATTCTTGATATATCAAAACTTATATAA